A DNA window from Hemitrygon akajei chromosome 26, sHemAka1.3, whole genome shotgun sequence contains the following coding sequences:
- the hinfp gene encoding histone H4 transcription factor isoform X5, with translation MAKRKAGCDVMAAGKNMKYDSLVLLCEWHSCGFTAYGMEDFSDHIAGHLKEHLQDQIQGDENDIEQQEEHQCLWADCGYYSVESSTDVIRHVYFHAYHTKLKHWGLQTLQAQTELEHCLLDRQSRNIIPEIPESFICLWGHCDSTFENPEWFYRHVDMHGMCSDRDATSESNVIIPCCWKDCEATFKVKFKLREHLRSHTQEKVVACPTCGGMFASNTKFFDHIRRQMATEYQRFQCSHCSKRFATERLLRDHMRHHVNYYKCPFCDMTCPAPSALRNHIKFRHSDEKPFRCEYCEYSCKNLVDLRKHLDTHSEDPTYRCEFAGCTFSARSQYSIKSHYRKVHEGDLEPRYKCHVCDKCFTRGNNLTVHLRKKHQFKWPSGHPRFRYKEHEDGYMRLQLVRYESVELTEQLMKDREKHDGRLDGVSESLVLSEANLRGIILEPVEESNSEDQGVEKHSPDCCVSECTDHCNYSNAVDGEHSQQSPLVSCDSNESPIIRVANRTNEHGENETVYYVLTNAQSPGKTAPTANTETEETSTDNIEKTAEELGIEIIG, from the exons ATGGCAAAACGGAAAGCAGG GTGTGACGTAATGGCGGCCGGAAAGAATATGAAATATGACTCTCTGGTGCTTTTGTGTGAGTGGCATTCGTGTGGATTCACAGCGTATGGAATGGAAGATTTCAGTGATCATATCGCAGGGCATTTAAAAGAACATTTACAGGACCAAATACAGGGAGATGAAAATGATATTGAACAACAAG AGGAACACCAGTGTCTGTGGGCTGACTGTGGCTACTACTCCGTGGAGAGTTCAACTGATGTGATCCGCCATGTATATTTTCACGCCTACCACACGAAGCTTAAGCACTGGGGTTTGCAGACCCTTCAGGCTCAGACTGAACTCGAGCATTGTTTACTGGATCGGCAGAGCCGTAATATcattccagaaattccagagAGCTTTATCTGTCTCTGGGGGCACTGTGAT AGCACTTTTGAGAATCCAGAGTGGTTCTACAGACATGTGGACATGCATGGGATGTGTTCAGACCGTGATGCAACCTCAGAGTCTAATGTTATAATACCCTGCTGTTGGAAAG aTTGTGAAGCAACATTCAAAGTGAAATTTAAATTAAGAGAACATCTGCGTAGTCACACTCAAGAGAAAGTAGTGGCATGTCCAACTTGTGGAGGGATGTTTGCCAGCAATACCAAATTCTTTGATCATATACGCAGGCAGATGGCAACAGAAT ACCAACGCTTTCAATGCTCCCACTGCTCTAAAAGATTCGCCACTGAGAGGCTACTCAGAGATCACATGCGGCATCATG TGAATTATTACAAGTGCCCATTTTGCGATATGACCTGTCCAGCTCCATCTGCCTTGCGGAACCATATCAAGTTCCGCCATAGTGACGAAAAACCATTCAGATGTGAATACTGTGAATACAG TTGCAAGAACTTAGTGGATCTAAGGAAACATTTGGACACCCACAGTGAGGATCCGACCTACCGCTGTGAGTTTGCAGGTTGCACATTCAGCGCACGATCCCAATATTCTATCAAGTCCCACTACAGGAAGGTACACGAG GGGGATTTGGAACCCAGATACAAATGTCATGTTTGTGACAAATGTTTCACAAGAGGTAACAATCTGACCGTGCACCTCAGGAAGAAGCATCAGTTCAAGTGGCCTTCGGGTCACCCCCGGTTCAG GTACAAAGAGCATGAGGATGGCTACATGCGACTGCAGTTGGTACGTTATGAGAGTGTTGAACTGACTGAACAACTAATGAAAGACCGGGAAAAGCATGATGGTCGCTTAGACGGCGTATCGGAGAGTTTGGTCTTGTCCGAAGCTAACCTACGAGGGATTATACTGGAGCCTGTGGAAGAATCCAATAGCGAGGACCAGGGGGTGGAAAAGCACAGCCCCGACTGCTGTGTCAGTGAATGCACGGATCACTGTAATTATAGTAATGCTGTTGATGGGGAACATTCCCAACAATCGCCGTTAGTCTCCTGTGACTCAAATGAAAGCCCCATCATTCGAGTGGCCAATCGGACAAATGAACATGGAGAGAATGAAACCGTTTACTACGTTCTGACCAATGCGCAAAGCCCAGGGAAGACTGCGCCAACTGCCAACACGGAGACTGAGGAAACCTCCACCGACAACATAGAAAAAACTGCAGAAGAACTGGGCATTGAAATAATTGGCTAG
- the hinfp gene encoding histone H4 transcription factor isoform X1: MAKRKAGCDVMAAGKNMKYDSLVLLCEWHSCGFTAYGMEDFSDHIAGHLKEHLQDQIQGDENDIEQQEEHQCLWADCGYYSVESSTDVIRHVYFHAYHTKLKHWGLQTLQAQTELEHCLLDRQSRNIIPEIPESFICLWGHCDSTFENPEWFYRHVDMHGMCSDRDATSESNVIIPCCWKDCEATFKVKFKLREHLRSHTQEKVVACPTCGGMFASNTKFFDHIRRQMATEYQRFQCSHCSKRFATERLLRDHMRHHVNYYKCPFCDMTCPAPSALRNHIKFRHSDEKPFRCEYCEYSCKNLVDLRKHLDTHSEDPTYRCEFAGCTFSARSQYSIKSHYRKVHEGDLEPRYKCHVCDKCFTRGNNLTVHLRKKHQFKWPSGHPRFRYKEHEDGYMRLQLVRYESVELTEQLMKDREKHDGRLDGVSESLVLSEANLRGIILEPVEESNSEDQGVEKHSPDCCVSECTDHCNYSNAVDGEHSQQSPLVSCDSNESPIIRVANRTNEHGENETVYYVLTNAQSPGKTAPTANTETEETSTDNIEKTAEELGIEIIGFSWQDTEVQKSQAFLPRGYCCCPGWDRAGFELRTICLEVQC; the protein is encoded by the exons ATGGCAAAACGGAAAGCAGG GTGTGACGTAATGGCGGCCGGAAAGAATATGAAATATGACTCTCTGGTGCTTTTGTGTGAGTGGCATTCGTGTGGATTCACAGCGTATGGAATGGAAGATTTCAGTGATCATATCGCAGGGCATTTAAAAGAACATTTACAGGACCAAATACAGGGAGATGAAAATGATATTGAACAACAAG AGGAACACCAGTGTCTGTGGGCTGACTGTGGCTACTACTCCGTGGAGAGTTCAACTGATGTGATCCGCCATGTATATTTTCACGCCTACCACACGAAGCTTAAGCACTGGGGTTTGCAGACCCTTCAGGCTCAGACTGAACTCGAGCATTGTTTACTGGATCGGCAGAGCCGTAATATcattccagaaattccagagAGCTTTATCTGTCTCTGGGGGCACTGTGAT AGCACTTTTGAGAATCCAGAGTGGTTCTACAGACATGTGGACATGCATGGGATGTGTTCAGACCGTGATGCAACCTCAGAGTCTAATGTTATAATACCCTGCTGTTGGAAAG aTTGTGAAGCAACATTCAAAGTGAAATTTAAATTAAGAGAACATCTGCGTAGTCACACTCAAGAGAAAGTAGTGGCATGTCCAACTTGTGGAGGGATGTTTGCCAGCAATACCAAATTCTTTGATCATATACGCAGGCAGATGGCAACAGAAT ACCAACGCTTTCAATGCTCCCACTGCTCTAAAAGATTCGCCACTGAGAGGCTACTCAGAGATCACATGCGGCATCATG TGAATTATTACAAGTGCCCATTTTGCGATATGACCTGTCCAGCTCCATCTGCCTTGCGGAACCATATCAAGTTCCGCCATAGTGACGAAAAACCATTCAGATGTGAATACTGTGAATACAG TTGCAAGAACTTAGTGGATCTAAGGAAACATTTGGACACCCACAGTGAGGATCCGACCTACCGCTGTGAGTTTGCAGGTTGCACATTCAGCGCACGATCCCAATATTCTATCAAGTCCCACTACAGGAAGGTACACGAG GGGGATTTGGAACCCAGATACAAATGTCATGTTTGTGACAAATGTTTCACAAGAGGTAACAATCTGACCGTGCACCTCAGGAAGAAGCATCAGTTCAAGTGGCCTTCGGGTCACCCCCGGTTCAG GTACAAAGAGCATGAGGATGGCTACATGCGACTGCAGTTGGTACGTTATGAGAGTGTTGAACTGACTGAACAACTAATGAAAGACCGGGAAAAGCATGATGGTCGCTTAGACGGCGTATCGGAGAGTTTGGTCTTGTCCGAAGCTAACCTACGAGGGATTATACTGGAGCCTGTGGAAGAATCCAATAGCGAGGACCAGGGGGTGGAAAAGCACAGCCCCGACTGCTGTGTCAGTGAATGCACGGATCACTGTAATTATAGTAATGCTGTTGATGGGGAACATTCCCAACAATCGCCGTTAGTCTCCTGTGACTCAAATGAAAGCCCCATCATTCGAGTGGCCAATCGGACAAATGAACATGGAGAGAATGAAACCGTTTACTACGTTCTGACCAATGCGCAAAGCCCAGGGAAGACTGCGCCAACTGCCAACACGGAGACTGAGGAAACCTCCACCGACAACATAGAAAAAACTGCAGAAGAACTGGGCATTGAAATAATTG
- the hinfp gene encoding histone H4 transcription factor isoform X3, translated as MAKRKAGCDVMAAGKNMKYDSLVLLCEWHSCGFTAYGMEDFSDHIAGHLKEHLQDQIQGDENDIEQQEEHQCLWADCGYYSVESSTDVIRHVYFHAYHTKLKHWGLQTLQAQTELEHCLLDRQSRNIIPEIPESFICLWGHCDSTFENPEWFYRHVDMHGMCSDRDATSESNVIIPCCWKDCEATFKVKFKLREHLRSHTQEKVVACPTCGGMFASNTKFFDHIRRQMATEYQRFQCSHCSKRFATERLLRDHMRHHVNYYKCPFCDMTCPAPSALRNHIKFRHSDEKPFRCEYCEYSCKNLVDLRKHLDTHSEDPTYRCEFAGCTFSARSQYSIKSHYRKVHEGDLEPRYKCHVCDKCFTRGNNLTVHLRKKHQFKWPSGHPRFRYKEHEDGYMRLQLVRYESVELTEQLMKDREKHDGRLDGVSESLVLSEANLRGIILEPVEESNSEDQGVEKHSPDCCVSECTDHCNYSNAVDGEHSQQSPLVSCDSNESPIIRVANRTNEHGENETVYYVLTNAQSPGKTAPTANTETEETSTDNIEKTAEELGIEIIGSPDEGSRPETSTVLLPIDDAWSAVFHQHFV; from the exons ATGGCAAAACGGAAAGCAGG GTGTGACGTAATGGCGGCCGGAAAGAATATGAAATATGACTCTCTGGTGCTTTTGTGTGAGTGGCATTCGTGTGGATTCACAGCGTATGGAATGGAAGATTTCAGTGATCATATCGCAGGGCATTTAAAAGAACATTTACAGGACCAAATACAGGGAGATGAAAATGATATTGAACAACAAG AGGAACACCAGTGTCTGTGGGCTGACTGTGGCTACTACTCCGTGGAGAGTTCAACTGATGTGATCCGCCATGTATATTTTCACGCCTACCACACGAAGCTTAAGCACTGGGGTTTGCAGACCCTTCAGGCTCAGACTGAACTCGAGCATTGTTTACTGGATCGGCAGAGCCGTAATATcattccagaaattccagagAGCTTTATCTGTCTCTGGGGGCACTGTGAT AGCACTTTTGAGAATCCAGAGTGGTTCTACAGACATGTGGACATGCATGGGATGTGTTCAGACCGTGATGCAACCTCAGAGTCTAATGTTATAATACCCTGCTGTTGGAAAG aTTGTGAAGCAACATTCAAAGTGAAATTTAAATTAAGAGAACATCTGCGTAGTCACACTCAAGAGAAAGTAGTGGCATGTCCAACTTGTGGAGGGATGTTTGCCAGCAATACCAAATTCTTTGATCATATACGCAGGCAGATGGCAACAGAAT ACCAACGCTTTCAATGCTCCCACTGCTCTAAAAGATTCGCCACTGAGAGGCTACTCAGAGATCACATGCGGCATCATG TGAATTATTACAAGTGCCCATTTTGCGATATGACCTGTCCAGCTCCATCTGCCTTGCGGAACCATATCAAGTTCCGCCATAGTGACGAAAAACCATTCAGATGTGAATACTGTGAATACAG TTGCAAGAACTTAGTGGATCTAAGGAAACATTTGGACACCCACAGTGAGGATCCGACCTACCGCTGTGAGTTTGCAGGTTGCACATTCAGCGCACGATCCCAATATTCTATCAAGTCCCACTACAGGAAGGTACACGAG GGGGATTTGGAACCCAGATACAAATGTCATGTTTGTGACAAATGTTTCACAAGAGGTAACAATCTGACCGTGCACCTCAGGAAGAAGCATCAGTTCAAGTGGCCTTCGGGTCACCCCCGGTTCAG GTACAAAGAGCATGAGGATGGCTACATGCGACTGCAGTTGGTACGTTATGAGAGTGTTGAACTGACTGAACAACTAATGAAAGACCGGGAAAAGCATGATGGTCGCTTAGACGGCGTATCGGAGAGTTTGGTCTTGTCCGAAGCTAACCTACGAGGGATTATACTGGAGCCTGTGGAAGAATCCAATAGCGAGGACCAGGGGGTGGAAAAGCACAGCCCCGACTGCTGTGTCAGTGAATGCACGGATCACTGTAATTATAGTAATGCTGTTGATGGGGAACATTCCCAACAATCGCCGTTAGTCTCCTGTGACTCAAATGAAAGCCCCATCATTCGAGTGGCCAATCGGACAAATGAACATGGAGAGAATGAAACCGTTTACTACGTTCTGACCAATGCGCAAAGCCCAGGGAAGACTGCGCCAACTGCCAACACGGAGACTGAGGAAACCTCCACCGACAACATAGAAAAAACTGCAGAAGAACTGGGCATTGAAATAATTG
- the hinfp gene encoding histone H4 transcription factor isoform X2 produces the protein MAAGKNMKYDSLVLLCEWHSCGFTAYGMEDFSDHIAGHLKEHLQDQIQGDENDIEQQEEHQCLWADCGYYSVESSTDVIRHVYFHAYHTKLKHWGLQTLQAQTELEHCLLDRQSRNIIPEIPESFICLWGHCDSTFENPEWFYRHVDMHGMCSDRDATSESNVIIPCCWKDCEATFKVKFKLREHLRSHTQEKVVACPTCGGMFASNTKFFDHIRRQMATEYQRFQCSHCSKRFATERLLRDHMRHHVNYYKCPFCDMTCPAPSALRNHIKFRHSDEKPFRCEYCEYSCKNLVDLRKHLDTHSEDPTYRCEFAGCTFSARSQYSIKSHYRKVHEGDLEPRYKCHVCDKCFTRGNNLTVHLRKKHQFKWPSGHPRFRYKEHEDGYMRLQLVRYESVELTEQLMKDREKHDGRLDGVSESLVLSEANLRGIILEPVEESNSEDQGVEKHSPDCCVSECTDHCNYSNAVDGEHSQQSPLVSCDSNESPIIRVANRTNEHGENETVYYVLTNAQSPGKTAPTANTETEETSTDNIEKTAEELGIEIIGFSWQDTEVQKSQAFLPRGYCCCPGWDRAGFELRTICLEVQC, from the exons ATGGCGGCCGGAAAGAATATGAAATATGACTCTCTGGTGCTTTTGTGTGAGTGGCATTCGTGTGGATTCACAGCGTATGGAATGGAAGATTTCAGTGATCATATCGCAGGGCATTTAAAAGAACATTTACAGGACCAAATACAGGGAGATGAAAATGATATTGAACAACAAG AGGAACACCAGTGTCTGTGGGCTGACTGTGGCTACTACTCCGTGGAGAGTTCAACTGATGTGATCCGCCATGTATATTTTCACGCCTACCACACGAAGCTTAAGCACTGGGGTTTGCAGACCCTTCAGGCTCAGACTGAACTCGAGCATTGTTTACTGGATCGGCAGAGCCGTAATATcattccagaaattccagagAGCTTTATCTGTCTCTGGGGGCACTGTGAT AGCACTTTTGAGAATCCAGAGTGGTTCTACAGACATGTGGACATGCATGGGATGTGTTCAGACCGTGATGCAACCTCAGAGTCTAATGTTATAATACCCTGCTGTTGGAAAG aTTGTGAAGCAACATTCAAAGTGAAATTTAAATTAAGAGAACATCTGCGTAGTCACACTCAAGAGAAAGTAGTGGCATGTCCAACTTGTGGAGGGATGTTTGCCAGCAATACCAAATTCTTTGATCATATACGCAGGCAGATGGCAACAGAAT ACCAACGCTTTCAATGCTCCCACTGCTCTAAAAGATTCGCCACTGAGAGGCTACTCAGAGATCACATGCGGCATCATG TGAATTATTACAAGTGCCCATTTTGCGATATGACCTGTCCAGCTCCATCTGCCTTGCGGAACCATATCAAGTTCCGCCATAGTGACGAAAAACCATTCAGATGTGAATACTGTGAATACAG TTGCAAGAACTTAGTGGATCTAAGGAAACATTTGGACACCCACAGTGAGGATCCGACCTACCGCTGTGAGTTTGCAGGTTGCACATTCAGCGCACGATCCCAATATTCTATCAAGTCCCACTACAGGAAGGTACACGAG GGGGATTTGGAACCCAGATACAAATGTCATGTTTGTGACAAATGTTTCACAAGAGGTAACAATCTGACCGTGCACCTCAGGAAGAAGCATCAGTTCAAGTGGCCTTCGGGTCACCCCCGGTTCAG GTACAAAGAGCATGAGGATGGCTACATGCGACTGCAGTTGGTACGTTATGAGAGTGTTGAACTGACTGAACAACTAATGAAAGACCGGGAAAAGCATGATGGTCGCTTAGACGGCGTATCGGAGAGTTTGGTCTTGTCCGAAGCTAACCTACGAGGGATTATACTGGAGCCTGTGGAAGAATCCAATAGCGAGGACCAGGGGGTGGAAAAGCACAGCCCCGACTGCTGTGTCAGTGAATGCACGGATCACTGTAATTATAGTAATGCTGTTGATGGGGAACATTCCCAACAATCGCCGTTAGTCTCCTGTGACTCAAATGAAAGCCCCATCATTCGAGTGGCCAATCGGACAAATGAACATGGAGAGAATGAAACCGTTTACTACGTTCTGACCAATGCGCAAAGCCCAGGGAAGACTGCGCCAACTGCCAACACGGAGACTGAGGAAACCTCCACCGACAACATAGAAAAAACTGCAGAAGAACTGGGCATTGAAATAATTG
- the hinfp gene encoding histone H4 transcription factor isoform X4, protein MAKRKAGCDVMAAGKNMKYDSLVLLCEWHSCGFTAYGMEDFSDHIAGHLKEHLQDQIQGDENDIEQQEEHQCLWADCGYYSVESSTDVIRHVYFHAYHTKLKHWGLQTLQAQTELEHCLLDRQSRNIIPEIPESFICLWGHCDSTFENPEWFYRHVDMHGMCSDRDATSESNVIIPCCWKDCEATFKVKFKLREHLRSHTQEKVVACPTCGGMFASNTKFFDHIRRQMATELNYYKCPFCDMTCPAPSALRNHIKFRHSDEKPFRCEYCEYSCKNLVDLRKHLDTHSEDPTYRCEFAGCTFSARSQYSIKSHYRKVHEGDLEPRYKCHVCDKCFTRGNNLTVHLRKKHQFKWPSGHPRFRYKEHEDGYMRLQLVRYESVELTEQLMKDREKHDGRLDGVSESLVLSEANLRGIILEPVEESNSEDQGVEKHSPDCCVSECTDHCNYSNAVDGEHSQQSPLVSCDSNESPIIRVANRTNEHGENETVYYVLTNAQSPGKTAPTANTETEETSTDNIEKTAEELGIEIIGFSWQDTEVQKSQAFLPRGYCCCPGWDRAGFELRTICLEVQC, encoded by the exons ATGGCAAAACGGAAAGCAGG GTGTGACGTAATGGCGGCCGGAAAGAATATGAAATATGACTCTCTGGTGCTTTTGTGTGAGTGGCATTCGTGTGGATTCACAGCGTATGGAATGGAAGATTTCAGTGATCATATCGCAGGGCATTTAAAAGAACATTTACAGGACCAAATACAGGGAGATGAAAATGATATTGAACAACAAG AGGAACACCAGTGTCTGTGGGCTGACTGTGGCTACTACTCCGTGGAGAGTTCAACTGATGTGATCCGCCATGTATATTTTCACGCCTACCACACGAAGCTTAAGCACTGGGGTTTGCAGACCCTTCAGGCTCAGACTGAACTCGAGCATTGTTTACTGGATCGGCAGAGCCGTAATATcattccagaaattccagagAGCTTTATCTGTCTCTGGGGGCACTGTGAT AGCACTTTTGAGAATCCAGAGTGGTTCTACAGACATGTGGACATGCATGGGATGTGTTCAGACCGTGATGCAACCTCAGAGTCTAATGTTATAATACCCTGCTGTTGGAAAG aTTGTGAAGCAACATTCAAAGTGAAATTTAAATTAAGAGAACATCTGCGTAGTCACACTCAAGAGAAAGTAGTGGCATGTCCAACTTGTGGAGGGATGTTTGCCAGCAATACCAAATTCTTTGATCATATACGCAGGCAGATGGCAACAGAAT TGAATTATTACAAGTGCCCATTTTGCGATATGACCTGTCCAGCTCCATCTGCCTTGCGGAACCATATCAAGTTCCGCCATAGTGACGAAAAACCATTCAGATGTGAATACTGTGAATACAG TTGCAAGAACTTAGTGGATCTAAGGAAACATTTGGACACCCACAGTGAGGATCCGACCTACCGCTGTGAGTTTGCAGGTTGCACATTCAGCGCACGATCCCAATATTCTATCAAGTCCCACTACAGGAAGGTACACGAG GGGGATTTGGAACCCAGATACAAATGTCATGTTTGTGACAAATGTTTCACAAGAGGTAACAATCTGACCGTGCACCTCAGGAAGAAGCATCAGTTCAAGTGGCCTTCGGGTCACCCCCGGTTCAG GTACAAAGAGCATGAGGATGGCTACATGCGACTGCAGTTGGTACGTTATGAGAGTGTTGAACTGACTGAACAACTAATGAAAGACCGGGAAAAGCATGATGGTCGCTTAGACGGCGTATCGGAGAGTTTGGTCTTGTCCGAAGCTAACCTACGAGGGATTATACTGGAGCCTGTGGAAGAATCCAATAGCGAGGACCAGGGGGTGGAAAAGCACAGCCCCGACTGCTGTGTCAGTGAATGCACGGATCACTGTAATTATAGTAATGCTGTTGATGGGGAACATTCCCAACAATCGCCGTTAGTCTCCTGTGACTCAAATGAAAGCCCCATCATTCGAGTGGCCAATCGGACAAATGAACATGGAGAGAATGAAACCGTTTACTACGTTCTGACCAATGCGCAAAGCCCAGGGAAGACTGCGCCAACTGCCAACACGGAGACTGAGGAAACCTCCACCGACAACATAGAAAAAACTGCAGAAGAACTGGGCATTGAAATAATTG